The [Limnothrix rosea] IAM M-220 genome contains the following window.
TTGTATTTCTGAGGTGAATTAGAGTGCTTATGACAGATTAAATGAGCGGATCATGGCTTTTTTCTGTCGAGCTAGCCCAAGAGGTTATTGAGTTCGTTGATAAATTGGTTGACGGAATCAGCTTGCAAGTTTTGTAATTTAAAAATGTGTTTTGGTTCGGAATAGTGGCAGGGCAGCGATCGCCGATAGGCGGGGTCGTAATGTTCTGTGAGGATGGCTTCGACAAAGGCGCTCCACCGATTGGCATCAATCAATTCAAACCACGACATCACCTTGTTTTTGCTGTGGGTGGGAATTAAATATTGTAGTAGTCGTTTAAGTTCGTCGGGATTGTTAACGAGGTGGGGATATTCCGTCAGGAGCCATTGCACCCGCTCTGCTGTCGGTACCTCCACTTCATAGCAGGGCGATCGCCCCATTGACTGCCAAAAGGCTGCGGGGATATGGACATTGCCAATGGCATTACTTTCCGACTCGAGCCATACAGGTTGGGCTGGGTCTAAGGGCTGTAGTTGTTGTAATAACTGGGATTCAAACCATTTTTGGGATGGTTGTAATGTCGGTTTATCGCGCCATACTTGTCCTAATAAAGAGCCTCGATGGTTGGCGATCGCCTCTAGGTCGATTACCTGCAAACCCGCTTCTTTCATCTTGTTTAAGAGAAACGTTTTGGCGCTGCCAGTGTAGCCACAGAGAATTTTAAAATGATATTTTTTGGGTAAGATTGCCAGCGATCGCCGCACATGGGCACGATAGGTTTTATAGCCGCCGGTGATTAATGTGGTTTGCCAGCCGATTTGGTTCAGGATATGGGCAAAACTATTGGAACGCTGGCCGCCCCGCCAACAATAAATTAGGGGATGGTAGGTTTTCGGCTTATTTAAAAAATACTGCTCTAAATGATGGGAAATATTGCGCGAAACTAAGGCTGCACCAATTTTGCGTGCCTCAAAGGGAGAATTTTGTTTATAAATTGTGCCGACCTTTGCCCGTTCTTCATCACTTAAAACCGGAAAATTAATTGCCCCCGGAATATGATCCGCCACAAACTCGCCCGGCGATCGCACATCGATTATTTCATCATATTCACGAAAACCATTCTCCCAAGGAGTCTCAGATTTGTAGATTGGGGGAGCCATGCAAAGTCCTAATCATTATCCCGAAGCCTTTGTCACCATAGCAAAAAGACAGCCTCTCGGCTGCCTCCTCACATGACGCGACTCTGTTGCCATCACGTCTAGTTGCCCTAGGGCGATTCAATTTTCTGCGAGTTCTAGATTTAGAACAAGAGAGAAAGAGGTGCACTGAATAATGCAGCCGCTAAACCGAAAAGAATGACACTAGCGAAGATGACATTGTTGTAAAACCAACCAATTTCGCGGTTTTCCCCAAAGAGATTTTCCTCCTGACCCGCAGAGAAAAACAAAGACCATGCTTGAGTCGCGCTAATGGTCGCCTCCTGGAAGTCTTCGCGGAAAATTACAGGGGTAAATAGATTTTTGTTCGGGGTGTACTCAAATTGGCTAACCATAATCGGTATCTCCTTGCTTTGCTTACATTACTAACCATAACAGATTATTGCAAAATATTAAAGTGACTTGACAAAGTTATTTTTGTGATGTTAATCACCAGTAACCAAACCAGCTTGGATCGAGATAGCTACAGTAGGAGCAAGGCTGGATGGCATCGAGGATTTGTTGACCGTAGGCGCGGTGGTTAATGCGATTGTCGAGGATAGCAATCAGGCTTTGGTCTTGGTGTAGGGGATAAATGGCGCGTTGGAGTTCTCGTAGGGCGGTGGGTAAGAGATAGAGTCGGAACCAGTCTTGACGTTGGGCTTTGTAATGGGCGACCCGTCCGGCAACTAAAGGGTTTTCGAGGGAGGGTAAGGGTAGGGTGGCGATCGCCATTAGTTGGGGTAGGGGAAAGTCAAGGCTCTGGCCGTAAAACAGCGGATTTGTGAGGGAGCGCCAAAAATCCCAACCGCAGATCAAAATACTATCGGCTTGGAGGTTTGTTTGTTCGACTTTGACGGTGCTACCAAACTCTGCGGCGAGGGCAGACCCCATTTGCGCTTGTAGGGGAACATCGTTAATGAGAAGGACAATGGGGCGTTTGACATTACGGCTGAGGCGCACCAAACGTTGGAGTTGTGTTAGAAGTTCCCCTTGAAATTCTGGGGTATTGGGTAGTGGCAGGCGTTTTTCTGGGAGATAGACTTGGGTTTGCTGTTGTTGGCGAGGCGGCGTGAATTTCACACAGGTGAGGTCATCGTCTAAACCGATTTGGTCACGGAATGTGGGGGCAATTTTTTCGGTATCGAGGAAGCCGCCGATAAAAAGGGTGGCTTGTTTTTCCCAGAGGGGTTTGAGGAGCGTCGAGACTTTTTGGGGGGCCACGTTAATGGAGAAGGAACGATCTTGACGGTTAAGCATTGCCCAACATAGGGGTTTGGCTGCTTCGTGCCTGAGGGTTTGCTGGAATTGCCGCCAAGGTTCTGGCAGTTTTGGTAGTTGCAGACATTTTATTAAGTGGGTCTGTTCGTCTGGTGAGAGTAAATGGCAATGGTATGGGTTGGGCGATCGCCGCAAAAGATTTGTTTTGAGATAGTTATATTGGGTT
Protein-coding sequences here:
- the mnmH gene encoding tRNA 2-selenouridine(34) synthase MnmH, yielding MAPPIYKSETPWENGFREYDEIIDVRSPGEFVADHIPGAINFPVLSDEERAKVGTIYKQNSPFEARKIGAALVSRNISHHLEQYFLNKPKTYHPLIYCWRGGQRSNSFAHILNQIGWQTTLITGGYKTYRAHVRRSLAILPKKYHFKILCGYTGSAKTFLLNKMKEAGLQVIDLEAIANHRGSLLGQVWRDKPTLQPSQKWFESQLLQQLQPLDPAQPVWLESESNAIGNVHIPAAFWQSMGRSPCYEVEVPTAERVQWLLTEYPHLVNNPDELKRLLQYLIPTHSKNKVMSWFELIDANRWSAFVEAILTEHYDPAYRRSLPCHYSEPKHIFKLQNLQADSVNQFINELNNLLG
- a CDS encoding helicase C-terminal domain-containing protein, producing the protein MSIIEAQVHQKLLQLSRTNEGDFWQHHLTLARLVARGLRLRRSALIQTRTGVGDSALSYLTPILLSDKPVVLVTPPSLQTWLVATEIPRLQTQLATHRSVQIITNLRQKPDGIALITPDFWLGSMLGDRPVATVTTLLNPVDDLWQWVQDHMRCRLQLRDWETLQQQNPAQQHLIQTQYNYLKTNLLRRSPNPYHCHLLSPDEQTHLIKCLQLPKLPEPWRQFQQTLRHEAAKPLCWAMLNRQDRSFSINVAPQKVSTLLKPLWEKQATLFIGGFLDTEKIAPTFRDQIGLDDDLTCVKFTPPRQQQQTQVYLPEKRLPLPNTPEFQGELLTQLQRLVRLSRNVKRPIVLLINDVPLQAQMGSALAAEFGSTVKVEQTNLQADSILICGWDFWRSLTNPLFYGQSLDFPLPQLMAIATLPLPSLENPLVAGRVAHYKAQRQDWFRLYLLPTALRELQRAIYPLHQDQSLIAILDNRINHRAYGQQILDAIQPCSYCSYLDPSWFGYW